A genomic stretch from Seriola aureovittata isolate HTS-2021-v1 ecotype China chromosome 13, ASM2101889v1, whole genome shotgun sequence includes:
- the nkx2.2a gene encoding homeobox protein Nkx-2.2a isoform X4, which translates to MSLHGLDVPSHVGFSGSAGLSEKLVQQLFPAYFPPQQNMSLTNTKTGFSVKDILDLPDTNDEEGSITGAEEDTEGSETTSTTKNTGVLVQSPLENVQNLPLKNPFYDSSDNPYTRWLATTDSIQYSLFLPFLAAVHGLSASSQDSAKSPEPSADDESPDNDKETSSSGGSDSGKKRKRRVLFSKAQTYELERRFRQQRYLSAPEREHLASLIRLTPTQVKIWFQNHRYKMKRARAEKEDEHEVLEMPALQMDPGALSLTATVRHLFQACFNQHA; encoded by the exons ATGTCCCTTCACGGGCTGGATGTCCCTTCACATGTCGGATTTAGTGGATCAG CCGGATTGTCCGAAAAGCTGGTGCAGCAACTTTTCCCTGCATATTTCCCCCCCCAGCAGAATATGTCGTTGACCAACACAAAGACGGGCTTTTCTGTAAAGGACATTTTGGACCTTCCTGACACAAATGACGAAGAGGGATCTATCACCGGAGCGGAGGAAGACACGGAGGGATCGGAGACCACGTCCACGACGAAAAACACTGGAGTTTTGGTGCAAAGTCCACTAGAAAACGTTCAAAATCTGCCTTTAAAGAACCCATTTTATGACAGTAGTGACAATCCTTACACACGATGGCTTGCTACTACGGACAGTATTCAATATTCAT TGTTTCTCCCGTTTCTTGCCGCAGTGCACGGTCTATCCGCCAGCTCTCAGGACTCGGCCAAGTCCCCGGAGCCGTCCGCAGACGACGAATCGCCGGACAACGACAAGGAAACTTccagcagcggcggcagcgACTCCGGCAAGAAGCGGAAAAGGAGGGTGTTGTTTTCCAAGGCGCAGACCTACGAGCTGGAGCGCCGCTTCAGGCAGCAGAGGTACCTGTCCGCCCCGGAGAGAGAGCACCTGGCCAGCCTGATCCGCCTCACCCCGACCCAGGTGAAGATCTGGTTCCAGAACCACCGGTATAAGATGAAGAGAGCCCGGGCCGAGAAAG AGGATGAACATGAGGTGCTTGAGATGCCAGCACTGCAAATGGATCCTGGGGCTTTGAGCCTGACGGCGACCGTCCGTCATCTGTTTCAGGCATGCTTCAATCAGCACGCGTGA
- the nkx2.2a gene encoding homeobox protein Nkx-2.2a isoform X1, whose product MSLHGLDVPSHVGFSGSAGLSEKLVQQLFPAYFPPQQNMSLTNTKTGFSVKDILDLPDTNDEEGSITGAEEDTEGSETTSTTKNTGVLVQSPLENVQNLPLKNPFYDSSDNPYTRWLATTDSIQYSLFLPFLAAVHGLSASSQDSAKSPEPSADDESPDNDKETSSSGGSDSGKKRKRRVLFSKAQTYELERRFRQQRYLSAPEREHLASLIRLTPTQVKIWFQNHRYKMKRARAEKGMEVTHLPSPRRVAVPVLVRDGKPCHTLKAQDLAATFQAGIPFSAYSAQSLQHMQYNAQYSAAATPQFPTAHHLVQTQQWTW is encoded by the exons ATGTCCCTTCACGGGCTGGATGTCCCTTCACATGTCGGATTTAGTGGATCAG CCGGATTGTCCGAAAAGCTGGTGCAGCAACTTTTCCCTGCATATTTCCCCCCCCAGCAGAATATGTCGTTGACCAACACAAAGACGGGCTTTTCTGTAAAGGACATTTTGGACCTTCCTGACACAAATGACGAAGAGGGATCTATCACCGGAGCGGAGGAAGACACGGAGGGATCGGAGACCACGTCCACGACGAAAAACACTGGAGTTTTGGTGCAAAGTCCACTAGAAAACGTTCAAAATCTGCCTTTAAAGAACCCATTTTATGACAGTAGTGACAATCCTTACACACGATGGCTTGCTACTACGGACAGTATTCAATATTCAT TGTTTCTCCCGTTTCTTGCCGCAGTGCACGGTCTATCCGCCAGCTCTCAGGACTCGGCCAAGTCCCCGGAGCCGTCCGCAGACGACGAATCGCCGGACAACGACAAGGAAACTTccagcagcggcggcagcgACTCCGGCAAGAAGCGGAAAAGGAGGGTGTTGTTTTCCAAGGCGCAGACCTACGAGCTGGAGCGCCGCTTCAGGCAGCAGAGGTACCTGTCCGCCCCGGAGAGAGAGCACCTGGCCAGCCTGATCCGCCTCACCCCGACCCAGGTGAAGATCTGGTTCCAGAACCACCGGTATAAGATGAAGAGAGCCCGGGCCGAGAAAGGTATGGAAGTGACCCATCTCCCTTCTCCCAGGCGGGTGGCCGTGCCCGTCTTAGTCAGGGATGGAAAGCCTTGTCACACTCTTAAAGCTCAGGACTTGGCGGCCACTTTTCAGGCCGGGATCCCCTTCTCGGCTTACAGTGCCCAGTCACTCCAACACATGCAGTATAACGCGCAGTACAGCGCCGCGGCCACGCCACAGTTCCCCACAGCACATCATTTGGTGCAAACGCAACAGTGGACTTGGTGA
- the nkx2.2a gene encoding homeobox protein Nkx-2.2a isoform X3, which yields MSLTNTKTGFSVKDILDLPDTNDEEGSITGAEEDTEGSETTSTTKNTGVLVQSPLENVQNLPLKNPFYDSSDNPYTRWLATTDSIQYSLFLPFLAAVHGLSASSQDSAKSPEPSADDESPDNDKETSSSGGSDSGKKRKRRVLFSKAQTYELERRFRQQRYLSAPEREHLASLIRLTPTQVKIWFQNHRYKMKRARAEKGMEVTHLPSPRRVAVPVLVRDGKPCHTLKAQDLAATFQAGIPFSAYSAQSLQHMQYNAQYSAAATPQFPTAHHLVQTQQWTW from the exons ATGTCGTTGACCAACACAAAGACGGGCTTTTCTGTAAAGGACATTTTGGACCTTCCTGACACAAATGACGAAGAGGGATCTATCACCGGAGCGGAGGAAGACACGGAGGGATCGGAGACCACGTCCACGACGAAAAACACTGGAGTTTTGGTGCAAAGTCCACTAGAAAACGTTCAAAATCTGCCTTTAAAGAACCCATTTTATGACAGTAGTGACAATCCTTACACACGATGGCTTGCTACTACGGACAGTATTCAATATTCAT TGTTTCTCCCGTTTCTTGCCGCAGTGCACGGTCTATCCGCCAGCTCTCAGGACTCGGCCAAGTCCCCGGAGCCGTCCGCAGACGACGAATCGCCGGACAACGACAAGGAAACTTccagcagcggcggcagcgACTCCGGCAAGAAGCGGAAAAGGAGGGTGTTGTTTTCCAAGGCGCAGACCTACGAGCTGGAGCGCCGCTTCAGGCAGCAGAGGTACCTGTCCGCCCCGGAGAGAGAGCACCTGGCCAGCCTGATCCGCCTCACCCCGACCCAGGTGAAGATCTGGTTCCAGAACCACCGGTATAAGATGAAGAGAGCCCGGGCCGAGAAAGGTATGGAAGTGACCCATCTCCCTTCTCCCAGGCGGGTGGCCGTGCCCGTCTTAGTCAGGGATGGAAAGCCTTGTCACACTCTTAAAGCTCAGGACTTGGCGGCCACTTTTCAGGCCGGGATCCCCTTCTCGGCTTACAGTGCCCAGTCACTCCAACACATGCAGTATAACGCGCAGTACAGCGCCGCGGCCACGCCACAGTTCCCCACAGCACATCATTTGGTGCAAACGCAACAGTGGACTTGGTGA
- the nkx2.2a gene encoding homeobox protein Nkx-2.2a isoform X2, translating to MSLHGLDVPSHVGFSGSAGLSEKLVQQLFPAYFPPQQNMSLTNTKTGFSVKDILDLPDTNDEEGSITGAEEDTEGSETTSTTKNTGVLVQSPLENVQNLPLKNPFYDSSDNPYTRWLATTDSIQYSLHGLSASSQDSAKSPEPSADDESPDNDKETSSSGGSDSGKKRKRRVLFSKAQTYELERRFRQQRYLSAPEREHLASLIRLTPTQVKIWFQNHRYKMKRARAEKGMEVTHLPSPRRVAVPVLVRDGKPCHTLKAQDLAATFQAGIPFSAYSAQSLQHMQYNAQYSAAATPQFPTAHHLVQTQQWTW from the exons ATGTCCCTTCACGGGCTGGATGTCCCTTCACATGTCGGATTTAGTGGATCAG CCGGATTGTCCGAAAAGCTGGTGCAGCAACTTTTCCCTGCATATTTCCCCCCCCAGCAGAATATGTCGTTGACCAACACAAAGACGGGCTTTTCTGTAAAGGACATTTTGGACCTTCCTGACACAAATGACGAAGAGGGATCTATCACCGGAGCGGAGGAAGACACGGAGGGATCGGAGACCACGTCCACGACGAAAAACACTGGAGTTTTGGTGCAAAGTCCACTAGAAAACGTTCAAAATCTGCCTTTAAAGAACCCATTTTATGACAGTAGTGACAATCCTTACACACGATGGCTTGCTACTACGGACAGTATTCAATATTCAT TGCACGGTCTATCCGCCAGCTCTCAGGACTCGGCCAAGTCCCCGGAGCCGTCCGCAGACGACGAATCGCCGGACAACGACAAGGAAACTTccagcagcggcggcagcgACTCCGGCAAGAAGCGGAAAAGGAGGGTGTTGTTTTCCAAGGCGCAGACCTACGAGCTGGAGCGCCGCTTCAGGCAGCAGAGGTACCTGTCCGCCCCGGAGAGAGAGCACCTGGCCAGCCTGATCCGCCTCACCCCGACCCAGGTGAAGATCTGGTTCCAGAACCACCGGTATAAGATGAAGAGAGCCCGGGCCGAGAAAGGTATGGAAGTGACCCATCTCCCTTCTCCCAGGCGGGTGGCCGTGCCCGTCTTAGTCAGGGATGGAAAGCCTTGTCACACTCTTAAAGCTCAGGACTTGGCGGCCACTTTTCAGGCCGGGATCCCCTTCTCGGCTTACAGTGCCCAGTCACTCCAACACATGCAGTATAACGCGCAGTACAGCGCCGCGGCCACGCCACAGTTCCCCACAGCACATCATTTGGTGCAAACGCAACAGTGGACTTGGTGA